In the genome of Betaproteobacteria bacterium, one region contains:
- a CDS encoding DUF559 domain-containing protein, translating to MGTNLITHVGCLAALTRRFRIPTSPAEALLWSELKGRRLRGYRFERRRQVDRYVVDFYCSELHLAVDIVGAATPWQGPCIDEERTIRLRLSGVAFLPFAEEEILYNLDGVVSRIRQAIRYLPWK from the coding sequence ATGGGCACGAACCTGATCACGCATGTCGGCTGCCTCGCGGCACTGACTCGGCGTTTCCGCATCCCGACGAGCCCCGCAGAGGCTCTTCTGTGGAGCGAGCTGAAGGGCCGGCGGTTGCGCGGTTACCGCTTCGAGCGCCGACGCCAGGTCGACCGCTACGTCGTCGACTTCTATTGCAGCGAGCTGCACCTCGCCGTGGATATCGTCGGCGCCGCGACGCCGTGGCAGGGTCCCTGCATCGATGAGGAAAGAACCATCCGGCTTCGCTTGTCCGGGGTTGCCTTCCTGCCCTTCGCCGAGGAAGAAATTCTCTACAACCTGGACGGCGTCGTATCCAGGATCAGGCAGGCGATCCGCTACCTGCCGTGGAAGTGA